The following nucleotide sequence is from Xanthocytophaga agilis.
GGAAATGCCGGAAAAGAAATCGAGCAAAATATTTTAAATGCTCATACAGCGTTGGAAAGGATAAAACTTACTGAGAGTTTTTTATTGAACCGACTGACTGAAGTTACGACTATTGACTATGTTGTAAAATCTACTCTCGAAACTATTTTATCAGCCAGCGGGCAGCTTTCGATTAATGAAGTTTCCAAACAAACCACTATCAACCGCAGGCAAGTGGAACGCAAATTTTCATCAGCCATTGGTTTAAGCCCAAAGCAGATTTCAAAAATGATACGCTTGCAGTCTATACTTAAAATGCTACTTAATAAACAGTTTACAAATCTTACTTCTTTAGCTTATGAAAATGAGTACTATGACCAAGCTCATTTTACAAAAGATTTTAAAGAGCTAACGGGTTTTACACCAAAGGAATTTTACGGAGATAATTTAAAGATGTCCTCGCTTTTTT
It contains:
- a CDS encoding helix-turn-helix transcriptional regulator; amino-acid sequence: YRTYKPCEDLATLIKCYWTLENPKEDTPKKQTIVPDGCMEMIFHYGDLYKQYTEQGNCIVQPKCFVIGQLTRPLEIEPMGETGIFSVRFHPNGFLPFATIHVKKMENTAIPLGQLFGNAGKEIEQNILNAHTALERIKLTESFLLNRLTEVTTIDYVVKSTLETILSASGQLSINEVSKQTTINRRQVERKFSSAIGLSPKQISKMIRLQSILKMLLNKQFTNLTSLAYENEYYDQAHFTKDFKELTGFTPKEFYGDNLKMSSLFYGTD